The region GGCCATCCCGCGCAGCACCCCCAAGGTCCCCGGGGTGACGTGAACCAGGCTGGCTGAGAAGACGAGGACGCAGAGGACCACCGGGAAAATCCAACGCCGGGACATGGCGCGATTATACTCGCTTCCCTCGGGGGACGAGGCGGCGGGCGCATTGCATTTGCGCGCCCCCGCGCCTAGATTGAGAGCTGGGAGCCTTATTCTGGCATGGGAACGCCATCATGAACGCCCTGCTCATCGGAACGCTGGCGCTCGTCCTCGGGGCCGGCTTCCTCGCCGGATCGCTGGCGGCGCGCCGGCGGATCGAAAGGGAGAAGCGGCGGGCCGACGGCGCCGAGGCGCGAGAGCGCGCCTATTTCTCCGTGATTGAAATCCTCTCCGGCGGCTTCCGGCAGGAGGGGACGGCGACGCCTTCCGGAAAGAAGCCGCCCGCGGCGGAGGCGACCCTTTCCGGCATCGCGGAAGCGGCGCCCGCGGCCGGGCCGGCGCCCTCTCGACTTCCCTCCCCGGCCGCGGCCGATTCAGCTTCCGAGAGCCGCTACCTGTTCGTCAGCTTCGAGCAGGAGATCCGCCGCGCCGAGGCGCAAGGGCGGCCTCTGACCCTGGTCGCCCTGGAAGCCCTCCCCTCCGGCGCCGCGGCCGTCGCGTCGGAGCCCGCGGTCCACGATCGGTTCCTGCGCGGCGTGGCGCACGCTCTGCGAGGCCAGATGCGGGGATGCGATACCTGCATCCGGCACGCGGCGAGGGACTTCATCCTGGTCCTTCCCGGCGTCTCCCGAGTGGAGGCGCGGCGCGTCGAGGCGCGCCTGCGCACGGCGCTTCTCGCCGTGAGCGTCGAGCCCCGCCCCGGCACCGAGATCCGGGTCCATCCGGCGCTGGGCAGCGCCAGCTACCCGGACGATGGGAACAGCTTCGACCAGCTCCTCACCGTGGCCGATCGACGCCGCTCCTCCGACGCCGCTCCCGATCTCCCCGGCTCTCCTTCGAGCCCGGGCGTCCGAAGCGTCCCCTGGAAGCGCGCCGGCACCCCAAACTAATCGATTTCGCATGTCCTCAATCCCGTCCCACACAACGGTTTGACCCGCGGCGGGTTCCAGCCGACGGGTCCAAACCTGTCTTGAATTCGGCCGCCGATCTATCTTGGCTGGAAAAGCGCGCCGAAGCGCCGCGTACCCAAACACGACTAACCCTCGCACAGGAGATCCACTGAGAAGCTCCCGCGCATAACGACAACCCAGAGAACTCTCGGAATGGCCGAAGAAACGAGTGTCGCGTCTCCGAAATCACGTCAACACCGAGGTCGTCGAGGCGCGCGGGTCGCAAGGCGCGCCGAAGCGCCGCGTACCCACAGCGGTACGCAAGCGAGGCGCAACGCAGCGACCCGGGATGGATCGACGACCGAATGTCACGTGATTGAGGAGACGCGACACCACCTTGCGTGGTTCCTCCGAGACGTGTAACTTATCGGCCGGTGAAATCGGGCCCACTTTGAACAAGGAGGAGAGAGGATGTTCTGCCCGCTCTGCGGCAAGGAGATCCCTGAGGCCTACGCGGGAGTGCGCTGTCCTTCCTGCGGCGGATCCCTCACGGCCGGCGCGGCCGGAGGCGGAGGCCCCGTCCCGCCTTCCGCTCCCGCCCCCGGCGGGATTCCGTGGGAGAACCGGGCGAGCCTGGGGTTTTTCCCGGCCTTGCTTCAGAACATCCGTTCCTGCCTGTTTGAGCCCGACTCGTTCTTCGGCAGGATGCCGAAGCGGGCGAATCTCGGCTCGGCCCTCGGATACGTGGCTCTCCTGGGCTGGGTCGGTGTCGTAGCAGGCTCCCTCTGGGACCTGGCGCTGCGGGAGCGCGCGCTGGACTTCGCGCGCAGCATGGGGTTCGATCTCCCTCAGCAGACCCTTTCCCCGGCGTTCCAGGTCGTCGGGCAAATCATGAAAATCGTTCTCGCTCCCCTGTTGGTTCTCATCGTAGTCTTCCTGTGGTCGGGCATTCTGCACGTCTGCCTCTGGGTCTTCGGAGGAGCGCGCGAAGGATTCGAGGCCACCGTTCGCGTCGTCTCCTATGCGTGGGGAAGCGCCGCGCCTTTCTATCTCGTGCCGATCTGCGGCGGCTTCGTGGCGCTCGTCTGGTCTCTCGTCGGCCAGATCATCGGCCTGGCGAAAGCTCACGAGATCCCTCCCGGCAAGGCAGCCGTGGCCGTCCTGCTCCCCCTGGCGCTCTGCTGCGTGGTGGCAGGAATCTGTATCCTGCTGTTCGCGGGCATCTTTTTCGCGGCGCTCAAGGGCGGCGGCGCCTGATGCGAATCGTCCGCGTCGCGCCCGCACCGGGAAGCGTCCCCTACTCTGCCATCTTCGGGGTCATCGCCCTGCTGGGCGCGGCCGCCGCGTGGCTGCGGATGCAGCTCCCCTTGGAATGGATCCCTTCCTTGTGCCCCCTGCACAGCCTCACCGGCATCCCCTGTCCCGCCTGCGGCTCGACCCGGGCCCTCGCCGCTCTCGCCGCCGCCCATCCGCTGGTGGCGCTGGCGGACAATCCCCTCGTCGCGGTGCTGGCCCCCGGCGCCGTCGTCCTCGGCCTCGTCACGGCCGCCTGCCGCCTCGCCGGATGGCGTCTCGCCCTGCTTAGGCTGGAGCGACGGGAAGAGGCCGCCGCCCGCGCGGCCGTGGCGCTCCTCATCGGGGCGAACTGGCTCTACCTCATCGCCTTCCGCTGAAGTGTCGTCCGCGGAATCCCGTTACATTGAGGCGGATTGACCCACGTCCGGGTTCCGGCCGCCGGGTCCAAACCGCTCCTAATCCGGCCGTCGATCCATCCCGGCTCGCAACATCTCGCTTGCGTACCACGCGGGGTACGCGATGCAGCGCTGTGCCATGCGCTCCAGGCGCGGCGTGACAATGGCCGATCGGCCATGCTAGATTGCGCCTTCAGAACCTGGAATATCTCTCCAGATGCGGCGGGCTCCCGACGTGACGCGATCTCCCCTCAAGCGCTTTGACGTGCCCAGCAGCTGGTCCGCGGGTATTCTCAAAGCCCTCGTCGCAATCGCCCTGCTGGCGCACGCTTCGCTGACGATTCGCGGGCGCGAGAAGCTCGCTGATTATCCTCTGGCCGACGATCCCTTCTATTCCTTCGCGGTCGCCCGCCACGTCGCGCTGGGCCAGGGAATCACCATCGACGGCACGACCGCCACGAACGGTTTCCAGCCGCTCTTCACCTTCGCGACGGTACCTTTCTTCTGGCTCGCCGGCGAGGACCGCTACGCGCCCCTTCGGTATGTCTGGATTCTCGAGTTCGCACTGTGCGCGGCGACCGCCTTTCTCCTGGGGCACATCGGGCGAGACCTGCTGCCCCGGGAAGACCAGCAAAGACGGACGACCGTCTTCCTGACGGTGGCTCTGCTTTATCTGGGCAGCGCCGACATCCTGCTCGAGCATTACAACGGGCTCGAGACCGGATGCCTTCTCTTCTTCCTCGCCCTCGTCTGGCGGGTCTACCAGTTGGGCTCGGAGGGGAGCGGCACCCTCTGGGCGCTCGGGGCCATCCTCGGACTCGTGGTGCTCACGCGAGTCGACGCCGTCTTCCTCGTCATCGTGATCGCCGCGCACCGGTTGCTGAAGCGGGGGGCGGGCGGATGGCTCCGGCGCCTCCGGGAGGCGGCCATCCTCTCGGGGGTTCCGTTCCTCATCTCGGCTCCCTGGTGGATCTACAACTACGTCTATTTCGGGTCCCTGATGCCGACAAGCGGCCAGGCTGAGACGGCCTGGGGTCTCTCCTGGTCGAAGATCCGCTCAACCCTGTGGGCGTTTGGTGAGGACGGCTTCCCCGCAGCCTACACAGGACGTTACAAGAGCATTCCGACCGATTTTCTGCAGCTCCTTCTGGGGATTCTGGTCGTCTGGCTCGCCATCCGGGGTTTCCGGCGATTCGGGGATCCGGCGTCCCGAAGAACCCGGAGAGGACTCGCCTTCGGCGGGTACCTGCTCCTCTCTTGCGCGATCCTCGCGGCCTGGTACGCCCTCTCGAGCTGGGCGATCCATTTCTATCCCCGGTACCTTGCTCCGCTTCTGCTGCTCAGCACGCTGGCTTTCGGCTGGATGTGCGTCACTTTGCATGAGACCAGGCGCTGGATCGTTCTCTTGATTGGCGCCGGGCTGGCGGCGGAGGTGGTGGTGATATGCGCCGCCCTGGAAACGAAGTGGATCTTCCTCGGCAACGTCTGGCACGACCAGCAGCTTCCTCTGGTCCAGCGGTCCGTGCCCACCGGAGAGCTGGTCGCCGCGGGCCAATCCGGGGCCCTCGGCTATTTCCGGGATCGAGTCGTGAACGTCGACGGCAAGGTGAACGCCAAGGCCCTCCGCTTCCAGGACACGATGTGGAACTATCTGGATGCCGAAGGGGTCCGATGGTTCTGTGATTGGGAGAGCTATGTCTTCCAGTACCTGGGCAAGAAACCGGAAGAGCATGGATGGAAACTCGCGGGGACGAGCGGCAGGTTCTTTCTCTATCGCCGGGATGTCGACCGATCCGCGGGCGCGCCTCCAGGGCCGGCTCGGGCGGCGCCCACGGGAGCTCCCCCGCCTCCGGATCGAGCCGCAGTGGGCGCCGGCGGTGGGGTTCCAGAGTAATGGCTCAGACTGCGCCAGGAGCCCGGCCGCCGTTGACCTGCCCGCCGGCCTGCGGGTAGACTTGAGTCTTCTATCATCTCAACGCCACCGCCCGCTCGCAAGGGAACGTGCGCCCATGGAAGCGTCCCAATCCTCTCCGGCCCCGAAGCCGCCTCCCGAGCTGGCCTCGCTGCGGATTCGGCGCGACGCCGAAAGGCCGAAGCGTCCAACCGCCTGGCTGATCGCGGCCTCCGTGGCGGCGGTGGCGCTGGCCGTGGGCGCCTACTTCGCCGCCTCCGTCTTTTTCGGGGCCGTCGCCGTGGAGAAGACGACGGCCGCGCTGGTCACGCAGGGTCAGGCGCTGACCCTGCTCACCGTTTCGGGCTACGTCGAGGCCGAGACCCGGGCCGATCTGTCGCCCAAGATCACCTCCCGAATCACCCAGCTCGCCGTCACCGAGGGATCCCGCGTCCGCAAGGGGGACGTGATCGCCCGGCTCGATCACACCGATCTCGACGCCCAGCTCGCCGACGCGCAAGCGGCCTGGAAAAACGCCGACTCCGACCTCCGGCGCAAGCAGGCGCTCGAGCGGCAGGGGCTGGCCACGCAGGCCGACCTCGACGCGGCGACCGCCGGCGAGTCGACGACGCGGGCCCGCGTGAATTACGTCCGGGCTCTGCTCGACTACACGGTGCTGCGGGCCCCCTTCGACGGAGTCGTCGTGGCCAAGCGGGCGCACGTCGGCGAGGCGGTCTCGCCGTTCGGCTCTCCGGGACAGGGCTCCTCCAACGGAGGCGCCATCGTGACGCTGGTCGATTTCTCCACGCTCTACGTGGGCGCCGACGTGAACGAGAGCAACCTGTCACGCCTCGCGCCGAGCCAGCCGGCCGAGATCGTCCTTGACGCCTACCCCGACCATACCTACCATGGCGCCCTCAAGCAGATCATCCCCTCGGCCGATCGGCAGAAAGGGACGGTCAAGGTCAAGGTGGCGTTCCAGGATCCCGACGAGAAGATCCTTCCCGATCTCTCGGCCCGGGTGAATTTCACGTCCGAGGCGACCGCCGGGAAGCCCGCGAAGCCGACGGTGCAGGTCCCGAAGAGCGCCCTGGTCACGCGGGACGGAAAGCCGGGCGTCTTCCTGATTCAGGCAGAGCGGGCCCGCTTCCGGGCGGTCGTGACCGGCAAGGAACAGGAGGGGGCGGTGGAGATCCAGGAGGGGCTGCTCGGCGGGGAGTCGCTGGTGGCCGACGCGGCCCGGCTGGAACTGTCCGACGGGACGAGAATCCGGATCAAGGAATGAAAGCCCGGGAAAGACGAGAAGAAGAGGAGGGCGCGTGAGCCAGCACCAGATCGTGATCGAGCATGTCTCGAAAGTCTACCGGCGGGACGCCATCGAGATCCCGGTCCTCGAGGACATCAACCTGACCGTCGAGCCGGGGGAGTTCCTGGCCCTGATGGGCCCGTCCGGATCCGGCAAGACCACCCTGCTGAACCTGATGGCCGGGATCGACAAGCCGACCCGCGGACGCATCCTCGTCGGCGAGAGCGAAGTCTCCGCGATGGGGGAGGGAGATCTGGCGCGCTGGCGGGCCGACCATGTCGGATTCATCTTCCAGCTCTACAACCTGATCCCGGTCCTGACCGCCTTCGAGAACGTCGAGCTGCCGCTGCTCCTCACCCGGCTCTCCCGCAAGGAGAGGCGCGAGCACGTCCAGACCGCCCTCGGGATCGTCGGGCTCGGGGATCGGATGGACCATTACCCGCGCCAGCTCTCCGGCGGGCAGGAGCAGCGGGTGGCGATCGCGCGGGCCGTCGTCGCCGATCCCGCCATCCTGGTGGCGGACGAGCCGACCGGCGACCTCGACGCCAAGAGCGCCGACGAGATTCTGCACCTGCTCCGGCGGCTGTCGCAGGAGTTCAAGAAGACGAT is a window of Candidatus Polarisedimenticolia bacterium DNA encoding:
- a CDS encoding diguanylate cyclase, which codes for MNALLIGTLALVLGAGFLAGSLAARRRIEREKRRADGAEARERAYFSVIEILSGGFRQEGTATPSGKKPPAAEATLSGIAEAAPAAGPAPSRLPSPAAADSASESRYLFVSFEQEIRRAEAQGRPLTLVALEALPSGAAAVASEPAVHDRFLRGVAHALRGQMRGCDTCIRHAARDFILVLPGVSRVEARRVEARLRTALLAVSVEPRPGTEIRVHPALGSASYPDDGNSFDQLLTVADRRRSSDAAPDLPGSPSSPGVRSVPWKRAGTPN
- a CDS encoding YIP1 family protein, with protein sequence MFCPLCGKEIPEAYAGVRCPSCGGSLTAGAAGGGGPVPPSAPAPGGIPWENRASLGFFPALLQNIRSCLFEPDSFFGRMPKRANLGSALGYVALLGWVGVVAGSLWDLALRERALDFARSMGFDLPQQTLSPAFQVVGQIMKIVLAPLLVLIVVFLWSGILHVCLWVFGGAREGFEATVRVVSYAWGSAAPFYLVPICGGFVALVWSLVGQIIGLAKAHEIPPGKAAVAVLLPLALCCVVAGICILLFAGIFFAALKGGGA
- a CDS encoding DUF2752 domain-containing protein, with translation MRIVRVAPAPGSVPYSAIFGVIALLGAAAAWLRMQLPLEWIPSLCPLHSLTGIPCPACGSTRALAALAAAHPLVALADNPLVAVLAPGAVVLGLVTAACRLAGWRLALLRLERREEAAARAAVALLIGANWLYLIAFR
- a CDS encoding efflux RND transporter periplasmic adaptor subunit — protein: MEASQSSPAPKPPPELASLRIRRDAERPKRPTAWLIAASVAAVALAVGAYFAASVFFGAVAVEKTTAALVTQGQALTLLTVSGYVEAETRADLSPKITSRITQLAVTEGSRVRKGDVIARLDHTDLDAQLADAQAAWKNADSDLRRKQALERQGLATQADLDAATAGESTTRARVNYVRALLDYTVLRAPFDGVVVAKRAHVGEAVSPFGSPGQGSSNGGAIVTLVDFSTLYVGADVNESNLSRLAPSQPAEIVLDAYPDHTYHGALKQIIPSADRQKGTVKVKVAFQDPDEKILPDLSARVNFTSEATAGKPAKPTVQVPKSALVTRDGKPGVFLIQAERARFRAVVTGKEQEGAVEIQEGLLGGESLVADAARLELSDGTRIRIKE
- a CDS encoding ABC transporter ATP-binding protein, translated to MSQHQIVIEHVSKVYRRDAIEIPVLEDINLTVEPGEFLALMGPSGSGKTTLLNLMAGIDKPTRGRILVGESEVSAMGEGDLARWRADHVGFIFQLYNLIPVLTAFENVELPLLLTRLSRKERREHVQTALGIVGLGDRMDHYPRQLSGGQEQRVAIARAVVADPAILVADEPTGDLDAKSADEILHLLRRLSQEFKKTIVMVTHDPRAAAVAGRMVHLDKGVLTPASPEEMTQAGTRR